The genomic interval CCCCTCGTCTGGAACACGGGCGAACTCCGTTTCACCGTCTGAGAGTACACGCTCACCGTCGTCACGCGTCCAGACTGTCCGATTCGTGTCGGCCGTCCGGGGGCGAACGGCGGTTACCCCACCGTGGGCGGTCGCCCCACCGCCGAAGGTCACGACCTCGTCGCAGTTATAGAACTGCTCGGTGCCGTCTGCTCGCTCTCGTAGTGGCGGCGAGAGAATATTCTCGAGTCGCGTCGCCCACTCTGTCTCGGGGTCACCGGGCCGGACGACGAAGAGCGGGACGCGATCAGCTTCGTGCGCTCGTGTGAGGTTCTGCAAGACTTTTGCAGGTCGGTCAGGCGTCGTCGTCTCGGCCTCGATGTTGAACACGACGTCGTGGTCTGGGTGCGTCGCGGTGGCGTCGGGTTGTTCGCTCCCATCCTGTTCGAGAACATCGACGCTGAATCCGCGCTCGGTGAGTGCCCGCTCGGTATCCATAAGCACCGCATCGTGGTCGGATCCGCCTGCCGATTCGACAGCCCCCGTTTCGGGCTGTACCTCCGTTTCCCCATGGTCGGAGAGCCGCGTCACGATGTCGTCATCCTGTAGCTCGACCTCGATCAACCGCGACGCGTCACGTACATCGGGGAGGTCCTCGTACTCGTAGTCGATGTCTGCTTGGCTATTCTCGAGGCGGATCAAGAGTTCCTCGTCGACGGCGGTGACATCCACCCAGCCATTCTCGTCTCGAACGCCCTCCCGTAGCTGCATCGCTCGAACCGCTTCGGCCATTGTCTCACCCAGTATCTTCGTCGGGTTGGCGGCTTCATTGGCATCGCTGTAGATGAGGTTCTGGAGGATCTCTGCGTCCGTTAGCGGGTCAGTTCCGTAGCGCTCTAAACTCTGTTCGATGATATCATCGACAGTCTCAGTCGACCGAAGCGGTGGATACGGCGGGAACGAGTTGATGAGGACCGGCTCAGAATAGCGCCCACCCTCGAGCGGAAGTTTCGTCCAGGCCTTGTACTGATCAGTCGAGATCAAATTCTCTGCCGTGTAACCCTGAAACCGCTTCATCAGCAGTTGGGCGTCGTCGACGTCGTTGACCGAGAAGGCAAGAAGGTTATCACAGTTGTTCTGCATCGCTTTCAGCGTATCCTCATCAAACTGCGAGGGGTACTGGGAAGCGAGCGTCACCGATAGTCGCATCGAGCGAGCACGGGCCAGCATCGACTCGATATCAAGATTGTCGCTAGCAATGTCGTCGAACTCGTCACACAGGACAAAATAGGGGTCTGGATCGGTATCGCGTTCGTACGACCGGTGCTGAATGGCACTCCAGAGGTTGCGCATCACACCGAGCGTGACCATCTTCTTGATATCTGTATTCTCGACGGGCGTTCGAACGATAACGATCCGATCGTTGTCGATGATGTCTCGGAAATCGATCGTACTCTCACGATGGGCAATGATCCGACGAATCACCGAATTCTCAACCCATGACTTGATCCGTTTCAGGAGGGGACGGATCGTCTCCTCCTCCATATTCGCAATCTCGAGGCAGAACTCCCTGATGTAGGGATCCTTAACGTCGAGGGCGAAATCTTCGCGCCGCTCGGCGTTGAGC from Natrinema sp. HArc-T2 carries:
- a CDS encoding TraM recognition domain-containing protein, with protein sequence MKTEPATQATGDGDSPLDSPPAPQSQLGETYDIGEQKTSSIGGKQAITETAQEGTVAGPFVREMFEAGVETPSAPLWVGYDKDPQRGFREVPLRFDSLFRHIWITGTTGYGKTTALLNMMVQWAYSGYGFTYFDPKGRDSRELLRKLPEHRLEDVVWIEPGSTTHEKTIGMNFLEVPECETTEELENEIENRVENLKAVFDTSDYWGINMEAITESMARAMMKSEKPFSIIDMYFTLLNAERREDFALDVKDPYIREFCLEIANMEEETIRPLLKRIKSWVENSVIRRIIAHRESTIDFRDIIDNDRIVIVRTPVENTDIKKMVTLGVMRNLWSAIQHRSYERDTDPDPYFVLCDEFDDIASDNLDIESMLARARSMRLSVTLASQYPSQFDEDTLKAMQNNCDNLLAFSVNDVDDAQLLMKRFQGYTAENLISTDQYKAWTKLPLEGGRYSEPVLINSFPPYPPLRSTETVDDIIEQSLERYGTDPLTDAEILQNLIYSDANEAANPTKILGETMAEAVRAMQLREGVRDENGWVDVTAVDEELLIRLENSQADIDYEYEDLPDVRDASRLIEVELQDDDIVTRLSDHGETEVQPETGAVESAGGSDHDAVLMDTERALTERGFSVDVLEQDGSEQPDATATHPDHDVVFNIEAETTTPDRPAKVLQNLTRAHEADRVPLFVVRPGDPETEWATRLENILSPPLRERADGTEQFYNCDEVVTFGGGATAHGGVTAVRPRTADTNRTVWTRDDGERVLSDGETEFARVPDEGPLSKDGVPAYYSYDHETGQYTVHKPGETRVYDSKDEFETEWTPIKRPFIPDIELPDADYSRDSYIVLVLPEDGAPKIFQQGELYTLSENPDEEDLWPDAATSEHAQATISMDADEETPSTGSSPPTDGSEGIDPSGDGIEAFAAMYIREADGAQVPKETLFQAYSVWTDQHDIDGLNSVWFSRKLGNVVEYESGRVRENGDDLVTVYTGIDLTPGGSQLLDQ